The Apium graveolens cultivar Ventura chromosome 6, ASM990537v1, whole genome shotgun sequence genome contains a region encoding:
- the LOC141664388 gene encoding glycerol-3-phosphate acyltransferase, chloroplastic has product MAILSTSSSPTLLSPKLTSFSFLPPPATCFYSLRSALRRRPPSFAVVLCSSNAARGVVELIVDNKSSLSSSHSRTFLDARSGAELVSGIQKEKEAGKLPSNVARGMEELYYNYKDAVFQSGVPKAEEVVLANMAVALDRIFMVVKDPFLFSPYHEAIREPFDYYMFAQEYIRPLIDFRHSYVGNISIFNDMEEKLQKGENVILISNHQTEADPAVIALLLESTHPYIGEGVTYIAGDRVVTDPLCKPFSMGRNLLCVYSKKHMNDDPDLVDMKKRANTRSLKEMALLLRSGSKIIWIAPSGGRDRPDPVTKEWFPAPFDASSADNMRRLMEHAGRPGHIYPVALLCHDIMPPPAQVEKEIGERRVIAFHGTGLSIAPPINFNEITNGCKNPGEAKVAYSQALYDSVNEQYNVLKSAIHGKQGLDASIPTVSLSQPWQ; this is encoded by the exons atggCGATTCTCTCTACTTCATCCTCTCCTACACTTCTCTCTCCTAAATTAACTTCTTTTTCATTTCTTCCACCTCCGGCGACGTGCTTTTACTCCCTTCGATCTGCTCTCCGGCGCCGACCGCCGTCGTTCGCGGTGGTGCTTTGCTCTTCTAATGCTGCGAGAGGTGTCGTTGAATTAATAGTGGACAATAAGTCATCTCTCTCCTCCTCGCATTCTCGCACATTTCTCGATGCTCGCTCCGGTGCCG AACTAGTTTCGGGAATCCAAAAAGAGAAGGAAGCTGGGAAGCTACCTTCAAATGTTGCTCGTGGAATGGAGGAATTATACTATAATTATAAAGACGCG GTTTTTCAAAGTGGAGTTCCAAAGGCAGAGGAGGTTGTTTTGGCTAACATGGCTGTTGCATTGGATCGTATCTTCATGGTTGTGAAG GACCCTTTCCTCTTCTCACCTTATCATGAGGCCATCCGAGAACCGTTTGACTACTACATGTTTGCTCAAGAGTATATCCGTCCTCTGATCGATTTTAG GCATTCGTATGTTGGGAATATATCAATATTCAACGATATGGAAGAAAAACTTCAAAAG GGTGAAAACGTAATCTTGATTTCCAACCATCAAACTGAAGCAGATCCAGCCGTAATCGCGCTGCTTCTTGAATCCACACATCCTTATATTGGGGAGGGAGTg ACTTATATAGCTGGAGATAGAGTAGTAACCGATCCCCTTTGCAAGCCCTTCAGTATGGGCAG AAATCTCTTGTGCGTGTATTCAAAGAAGCACATGAATGATGATCCAGACCTAGTAGACATGAAAAAGAGAGCAAACACAAGAAGTCTGAAGGAGATGGCTTTGTTACTAAG GAGTGGTTCAAAAATAATATGGATTGCACCAAGTGGTGGACGAGATCGTCCTGATCCTGTCACAAAAGAATGGTTTCCG GCACCATTTGATGCTTCTTCAGCAGACAACATGAGAAGGCTGATGGAACATGCTGGTCGTCCTGGTCATATATATCCAGTAGCTCTACTTTGCCATGATATCATGCCCCCTCCAGCTCAG GTAGAGAAAGAAATTGGAGAGAGGCGGGTTATTGCTTTTCATGGGACTGGATTGTCGATAGCGCCCCcaattaatttcaatgaaattaCTAATGGCTGTAAGAACCCCGGAGAG GCTAAAGTGGCATATTCACAGGCACTCTATGACTCTGTCAATGAACAATACAATGTGCTAAAATCTGCTATACATGGGAAACAAGGCCTGGATGCATCAATTCCTACTGTTTCATTGTCACAACCATGGCAATAG
- the LOC141664864 gene encoding uncharacterized protein LOC141664864 — translation MKQVSVNALCVLCNSEVENVKHVLLDCSFTKPCWEMIGNYNDNTTQVSFTSWALNIYNTWSSENRHIGAMMCWTIWKCRNDLVWNQKCMEVIEAVHSARVVLSQWKEAQDKLLDRSWGLLNLDDGDELWTPPTEHTIKLNTDAAVYDSSNRYTYVFAARNCKGELLEACSSCKEGRMTLVCAEAMGIREALSWIKARQMQRVIVETDCLEAVQAIRGSATMASYLGAII, via the coding sequence ATGAAGCAGGTTAGTGTAAATGCATTGTGTGTCCTTTGTAACAGCGAGGTGGAAAATGTAAAACACGTGCTGTTGGACTGTTCGTTCACAAAACCTTGTTGGGAGATGATTGGTAATTACAACGACAATACTACTCAGGTATCCTTTACCTCCTGGGCACTAAATATTTACAATACGTGGAGTAGTGAGAACCGGCATATAGGTGCTATGATGTGCTGGACGATTTGGAAGTGTAGAAACGACCTGGTATGGAATCAGAAGTGCATGGAAGTGATAGAAGCCGTACATTCAGCTAGAGTGGTTCTTAGTCAATGGAAAGAAGCTCAGGACAAACTTCTTGATCGTTCATGGGGATTGCTAAACCTGGACGATGGTGATGAGCTATGGACTCCTCCAACAGAACATACGATTAAGTTAAATACTGATGCTGCGGTTTATGACTCTTCTAACCGATACACCTATGTGTTTGCTGCAAGAAACTGTAAGGGAGAGCTGTTAGAAGCTTGTTCTAGCTGTAAGGAAGGAAGAATGACTCTGGTATGTGCTGAAGCCATGGGAATAAGGGAAGCTTTGAGCTGGATCAAAGCAAGACAGATGCAAAGAGTTATAGTCGAAACAGATTGTCTTGAGGCTGTTCAGGCGATCAGAGGCAGTGCAACAATGGCGTCGTACTTGGGGGCTATAATCTAG
- the LOC141664389 gene encoding dolichyl-diphosphooligosaccharide--protein glycosyltransferase subunit DAD1: protein MGKSSATSKDAQALFHSLRSAYAATPTNLKIIDLYVMFAVATALIQVVYVAIVGSFPFNSFLSGVLSCVGTAVLAVCLRIQVNKENKEFKDLPPERAFADFVLCNLVLHLVIMNFLG from the exons ATGGGGAAGTCGTCGGCGACGAGTAAGGATGCACAGGCTCTTTTTCACTCTCTCCGTTCTGCCTACGCCGCCACTCCCACCAATCTCAAG ATTATCGATCTGTACGTGATGTTTGCTGTCGCCACTGCTCTCATCCAG GTAGTCTACGTGGCTATAGTAGGGTCATTCCCATTCAACTCTTTCCTGTCTGGAGTGCTCTCTTGTGTCGGAACAGCAGTCCTCGCTG TCTGTCTTCGCATTCAAGTCAACAAAGAGAACAAGGAATTTAAG GATTTGCCTCCAGAACGTGCATTTGCAGATTTTGTTCTTTGCAACTTGGTGCTCCATTTAGTTATCATGAACTTCCTCGGATAA